Proteins found in one Miscanthus floridulus cultivar M001 chromosome 4, ASM1932011v1, whole genome shotgun sequence genomic segment:
- the LOC136550731 gene encoding DNA-directed RNA polymerases II, IV and V subunit 11-like, with the protein MNAPDRYERFVVPEGTKKVSYERDTKIVNAASFTVEREDHTVGNILRMQLHRDPNVLFAGYKLPHPLQYKIIVRIHTTSQSSPTQAYTQAINDLDKELEYLKQAFEDEKNRYEERMKQGF; encoded by the exons ATGAATGCCCCTGACCGTTATGAGCGCTTTGTCGTGCCGGAGGGCACCAAGAA AGTGTCCTATGAGAGGGATACAAAGATTGTGAATGCTGCATCATTCACTGTCGAACGTGAGGATCACACCGTAGGCAATATCCTCCGCAT GCAGCTGCACAGAGACCCAAATGTTCTCTTTGCCGGGTATAAGCTCCCTCACCCACTTCAGTACAAGATcattgttagg ATCCACACAACGAGCCAGTCCTCCCCGACGCAGGCCTACACCCAGGCTATCAATGATCTAGACAAAGAGCTTGAGTACCTTAAGCAAGCTTTTGAG GATGAGAAGAACAGGTACGAGGAAAGGATGAAGCAGGGGTTCTAA
- the LOC136550732 gene encoding protein XAP5 CIRCADIAN TIMEKEEPER-like → MGTAQDAVKIRRLEKQRKAERCKIEELKNKSTDGQPGLLQFGSSTSEACTVMPLAITIWSMSAIFYMQPRSSKVSQ, encoded by the exons ATGGGTACGGCGCAGGACGCGGTGAAGATCCGGCGGCTGGAGAAGCAGCGCAAGGCGGAGCGCTGCAAGATCGAGGAGCTCAAGAACAAGTCCACGGATGGGCAGCCCGGCCTCCTCCAGTTCGGCTCCAGCACCTCCGAG GCCTGCACGGTGATGCCACTGGCGATCACTATTTGGAGTATGTCAGCAATCTTTTATATGCAACCAAGAAGTTCCAAGGTTTCCCAATAA